One Betta splendens chromosome 16, fBetSpl5.4, whole genome shotgun sequence genomic window carries:
- the trip13 gene encoding pachytene checkpoint protein 2 homolog, which yields MPVGFATAQKTRHFLHHQFLIKLFDNIHVVSCTSMDVDRMKNGVQTQNINVEVHVKSHSTAHLSDVRMHVLALLSRHSVVFGNYSWTEFDEEFLTKHIVSVAIVDVNQTVKQPLDLNSCSVFVHIFTLNEDGPSTLSLEDDEELSAANHWLLPAAEFHGIWESLEYESGVKTQLLDYVTTTIYFSDKNVDSNLISWNRVVLLHGPPGTGKTSLCKALAQKLSIRLSNRYSYGQFVEINSHSLFSKWFSESGKLVTKMFQKIQQLINDKDALVFVLIDEVESLTVARTACQAGTEPSDAIRVVNSVLTQLDQIKRHSNVVILTTSNVTEKIDLAFVDRADIKQYIGPPSEKGIYNIYLSCLEELMKCQIIHPRQQLFTISELETIGFAESEVCEHSLKLRKIALKSLGLSGRALRKLPFLAHALFVKTPTVTLERFLEAMDQAVAKQKEEKTNLVNGV from the exons ATGCCCGTCGGATTTGCGACAGCGCAGAAGACACGGCATTTTCTTCATCACCAATTCttaattaaactgtttgacAATATACATGTTGTAAG TTGTACATCAATGGACGTTGACAGAATGAAGAATGGAGTCCAGACCCAAAACATCAATGTGGAGGTTCATGTTAAATCTCACAG cacAGCTCATCTGTCTGACGTGAGGATGCATGTCCTGGCTTTACTAAGTCGCCACAGCGTGGTTTTTGGAAACTACAGTTGGACAGAGTTTGATGAAGAATTCCTCACCAAACACATTGTGTCTGTTGCTATAGTTGATGTCAATCAAACAGTGAAGCAG CCCCTTGATTTAAACAGTTGCTCTGTCTTCGTTCACATCTTCACTTTGAATGAAGACGGACCCAGCACTCTCAGCttggaggatgatgaggagctTTCAGCAGCTAATCACTGGCTCCTGCCCGCAG CTGAATTTCACGGGATATGGGAGAGCCTGGAATATGAGAGTGGAGTCAAAACGCAG CTCCTGGATTATGTCACAACCACAATTTACTTCTCAGACAAAAATGTCGACAGTAACCTGATTTCATGGAATCGTGTTGTATTGCTCCAtg GACCCCCTGGTACAGGAAAAACATCACTGTGCAAAGCCCTTGCCCAGAAGCTGTCGATTAGACTGTCAAACCG GTATTCTTATGGGCAGTTTGTTGAGATAAACAGCCACAGCTTATTCTCAAAGTGGTTCTCGGAG AGTGGCAAGCTAGTCACAAAGATGTTTCAGAAGATCCAGCAACTGATTAATGACAAAGATGCACTTGTGTTCGTTCTGATTGATGAG GTGGAGAGTCTGACAGTTGCTAGGACCGCCTGTCAGGCGGGCACAGAACCTTCAGACGCCATTCGAGTGGTTAACTCCGTCCTTACTCAACTGGACCAGATCAAACG ACATTCAAACGTGGTCATTCTAACTACATCCAACGTGACCGAGAAGATTGATTTAGCATTTGTGGACAGAGCTGACATCAAGCAATACATCGGACCCCCTTCAGAGAAGGGCATCTACAACATTTACCTGTCCTgcctggaggagctgatgaag TGCCAGATCATCCACCCGCGCCAGCAGCTGTTTACCATCTCTGAGCTGGAGACGATTGGCTTTGCAGAGAGTGAGGTGTGTGAACACAGCCTGAAGCTGAGGAAAATTGCTCT AAAAAGTTTAGGTTTGAGTGGAAGAGCACTTAGGAAGTTACCATTTCTAGCTCATGCACTGTTTGTAAAG ACACCAACAGTTACTCTTGAGAGGTTCCTGGAGGCTATGGACCAAGCAGTAGCTaaacagaaggaggaaaaaacgAACCTTGTCAATGGCGTCTGA